Genomic DNA from Corticium candelabrum chromosome 5, ooCorCand1.1, whole genome shotgun sequence:
tagaccatcacggctgtctagaaagaagacatgactttacgaaggatccgagtaagTAACAAGGATCGGGAACAAGGAAGTTGGGTGCAGGTTATCAACTCTGTGTTGATAATTATTATACGCCTTGTGTACTGTTTGAGCAGCTCCTGGAAAGGAAATAAGATCTTAGCCTGTGAAACTCTTCGTAGAAATCGGAAGAAATTCCCCTAAGCAACTGACAAACTCTGTTGCCAATCGCAAGAGTTTCAAGAGCTGCAAGAGTTTCAGGGGTGAATTCCTGTGGGTTAGAGATGGGCGCCTAGCCCACTACGAATGGCATGACAACAGCCAGGCTGGTTTTTTGTCCACCATGCTTCCAGGAGCTGATGGATAAACTTGTACTCGATACATAGGTCATAAGAGGCAAACTCTAGTGTGCCCTCCGGTTGTACCTTTTTACAACAAGTACATGGGGCGTCGATAAATTCAATCACATGACCAAGATCTACGGCGTGCTCAGGAAGTGCCAACATTGGACCAATGTTATTTCTATAACTTCCTGGACACTGCCGTGGTCAATAGTTTCattctttttaaaattaaacaGCTGAATCCCGATACGAAGATGTCGCATCTCCACTTTCACACTGCTATCACACTTCCACTGGTACAGATGTTTAGTGAACATCGTTTTGCGCCACAGCTGTCTCTTCCTGCTCCTGCATCTGCTCCTACTGCTGCTACTACTGCTGCTGAACTGTTGCCTGTTCCTGTGACTGCACCTGTTCTTGTGACTGCACCTGTTCCCATGACTGCATCTGTCCCATGACTGCATCTGTTCCTGTGCCTGTTGTTACTACTGCTACGAAGACACAAGCCTTTCGAGATGCAtcaactgtttgttgttcCACAACTGATGACTCCAGCAGTTGGAATGCCACAAGCAGTGGGAATGCCACAAGCAGTTGTGATGCCACAGGCAGTTTTGATGCCACAGTTGGTTTCGATGCCACAGGCTGTTACGATGCCACCATCTGTTGTGAtgccactaccaccaccagtTTTACGACCACAGCAACCTGGTGTTATGTTGCTACCTCAACAACCTGCTGTGCCATAACTGCCACTGGCAGTACCACCACGGCAACCTGGTGTGCCACAATGCATCAATTGTAACACGAATGGCCATAACGTCATCTTTAGTCATGCCAGGAGCAGGCCTCGTTGTGGAGTGTGTAGGAATCTTAATAGTATATCTTACTGTGAGGCATGCAGGTTGGCCCTCTGCTGCCACAAGTTGAAGAACTGTTTCTACACCTACCACAACTCTAAAGCTACACAGGACGAGTCTTGGCAGATAAATGCGAAGACAAAGTCATCTAGTTGGTTTATTGGATGATCACAGGTCTGCATTCTCTTTCTCccatatgtacatgtacggcATCTATATAGTCACTGTCATTTCTATGTACttccactgtgtgtgtgtgtgtgtgtgtgtgtgtgtgtgtgtgtgtgtgtgtgtgtgtgtgtgtgtgtgtgtgtgtgtgtgtgtgtgtgtgtgtgtgtgtgtgtaacgtCGACTTGTTTCAATCTTATGTGTATCTACATGTTATGTACTGTGTTCTGGGTTTCCCTTTCCCTTCTGGTGAGTTTTTTTGTATATAAGCAGTTTTCCTTCCCTTCCCAACCTGACTGTTGTCAGAAGCGTAGTTATAGTTCCTCCTGAACTTAAGTTTATAGTTTACCTTGCTCCTGAATCGGTTAGGTTGGGGCAGGAGTATGTAGTTTACAGTTTTCCCTTCctcctgaaccggttaggtcgggGTAGGAGTGTATGGTTTATAAGATTTTCTTTCCTGTGGGTGGCTCTGTGGGCCAGAATCCACATCACGTGAGGGTGTTGGTCAAAATCCAGTCACACCTCCTCGTGGTGACCGATGGTAACAGCATTTAATTCTTCTTGTGCTGGCTAACATGACTGGTACAGTTGCTgtaatttccacactacatTGTTGATATCATAGACTATGATGTCTGAGATGATACAATTGTGTGAAATTTCTATAGCAATTGTGTGGAACTACAGCCTCTTGTTGTATGAATTGTGAAAGCTAATGGATTGTGTTCTAAGCAGGAGTGTGGCCCATCTGGCGCTATGACGCTGCAAGCGCCAAGCCGAATTTTGCAGCGTCAGAACGGTGCCGATATGGCGGTAATACTCTGGCATGCACATTTACTGATTGATACTGATTATCATGTGCAGTAGATATGGTAACTTATCAATCTGTCAAATCAAAGAACAATTGACTCCTAGACTGGTCAGGCGGATCTAGAAGTAGCTCTGGTCCAAAGGCTGCTGGACCAGCACAACTTAATTCCTCAGCCTTCAGATTCCAATAGCATAGTTACAGTAAAATTTCTGTGCAAGTAATTAAACTATATGGGTGAAGATGGGATGTCAAGAAATAGCAAGGAGTGCAGACAAGCCTCACTTCTTCATTGGGAATCGTATAGCACAGCCATGGCAATGGCTACATATCGATTTCATTGGGTCCCTCAGGGTCGAATGTACTTACTGGTAGTGGACGCTTATGGTAAGGTGCCAGAGGTGAGCGAAATGTTGAGTATAGTTATTAACAGCAGAGGTACATATACATTGTGGCCCATTCACCTAGTACAGTGACAACGATGGTCGTCGAAACTACAAAATGATTGAGCTACTTTGTACGCAAGCTATTCTCAGTATATAGTCACGACATCATTGGTGCCAGCTTCTACGCAGCCTCTTGCAACTGGCATCGAAACGTTGCCTTGACTTTTTTCAACATTTCAGGGTTTGTAAGAACATCTATGGCTGTCATTGCTATACTCTTAGCTGCAATAAGAGTCTTGCTGTGAGCATAGTCCGTGTTTGCTGCCGCGGTGAAATGACGAGTGTGATTAAAAGCATCTGTTCCAATACTGTACAATGGATGAATGGAGGGGACGGTATGGGACACGTTGCCCATATCCGTAGACCCTGCCATCCTCTCTTTCTCATCAAACTGCACACCCAGGCTCTCCGAGTTACTTCGGAACAGTTGCATGAGATCTGAGTTGTTGATCACATTGGAATACCTGCATATTTCCTCGACATCAACTTGACAGCCATTTGCTTGAGCTGCTGATTCAAATATGTTTTTCACCTTGCCGGCTAGCACATCGAGTTCTGCTGCTGTAGGAGTGCGCACAAAATACTCAAGAGTTGATTTTTCGGGTATGATGTTAGGCTTAGCTCCACCATTAGAAATTATGCCATGGACTCTCCAGTCTGGTTTCATTTGTTGTCGGAGCATCGATATAGCATTGTATGCAGAGACAGCCGCGTCAAGGGCATTGATGCCTTCCCAAGGAAACGCAGCAGCGTGAGAGGCTTTGCCAGTAAACGTTGCATTCAGACAGCAGACCGATATGAATGTGGCGACGGTAGAATCTGAAGGAAATGGATGTACCATGAGAGCAATATCGATGTCTTGGAAACAGCCCTGTTCGATCATTTTGACTTTCCCTCCTATCGCTTCTTCTGCTGGTGTTCCCATGATAGTTAGACGACCGAGTGGTTTCTCGCTTGTTTCTAGCCCAGCTCTGATGCCAATTGCAGCAGCACAtcctaaacacaaaattgccGTCAACTGACCTTTTTTATTTAATGTattcacacatgcacacatgcagaaCAGAAGTGCTTCTGTGTCCTTTGAGTATATGCTACTCAGTTAGTCACGTTACTTTACAAAGTCCCATTTCTGATGGCTCATAGCTAAAAAAATGAGTATGCTACTCAGTTAGTCACAATGTCCCGTTTCTGATGGCTCATTCAGTGGCGAATCCAGGCGGGGCCGCAGGCCCCCTCTTTTGTTCTCTGTAGTAATATATGATCTAGTTTAGAGTACATGTGATCTCGGCAATTTGCAGAGCTCTCATGCACTCTAAGCCaatacgcatgcacacagtacagtacacactgtCTCGTACAGTACTGCACATGTACCAAGTTGGCATGCATTGCACATGCCCTTCAGTGGTCTACCGCGTGTCACAAGCAGCTAGTTTCCGTTTCAAATACAGATGGAAAAAAAAGAGGAAGCCTTGACGTCATGTCTTTCTTAGACCTGCTGGGAAAAGAGCTTGTCAACCATTTGATTCTCAATCTAGCTGTCTCTTCCATCGTTGATGAATCAGTCAACGAAGAGCAGTCTATTGACGGGGAGTCTGGTTTTTGGCGGTGATAACATGGCAGAGACATTCGCGTGGATAGTGCAGTGGCAGACGTAGCGGCAGCTGCTGTACAGCTGCTGGACTGAACTTATATCTCATTTCAATCAGGTTAATATGATCTCTATCAGGTATGCTTCTCTTGCCAGAAATGCCATCAGGCGTAGTGGCATTCCCAAAGAGATAATTCATCAGTTAAAGAAAACTCTTCGCACTGACTTGCACTCAGCAGACTCTCTGCCAGAGGAGGTTGACGGGTGGGTAAGACGCTGGCAAAAGTGGAACCAAGAGGCACTACCGAAGTCATTATCTGAAACTGTCTTACAACCAACAGCGGTCTCTATACCCTAACATTTCATGTCTTCTTCATCTATTACTCGTTGCTCCTGTCACATCTAGCTGCTTCTCTTGAGCGGGCTAATTCAGCCCTAGCTTACATGAAAATAGAGCTACAGTGCACCATGTGTCAGGACCGACTCAACGACTCGATTCTACTATACAGCCACAAGGACATACCTCTAAACTAGAAAAAAGTCATAGATAATTTGGCTTCAAAGGCACCAAGACGAATGTTACTAGAAGACCCTCTGAACCATCCCGATGACGAGTACAGTACTAGCTTTGAGTGTTACAGTAGCAGCAATATCAGTATGGTGTACTGAGTACACTAGCAGAAATGCTCATGATAAAGACTCAAGTAGCAACTGTTTAAAATGTGTATCCTCTTAGTTAGAAACTGGCACCAAAATAATGCAATTATTTGCGTTAAATGATCGTATTTGTTCAAAATATTGCATTTTCTGAAATGTGTGGGCATGTCATTGACCTCCCCTTTAGGTAAATCCTGGATCCACTACTGCTCATAGCAAAAAATTAGTACTTATAGGTACTATGATACACTAATTGATACACTATGTCTCTATCAAACGTCGGCAACCATTCTATTGACGACTTCCAGAAGGCATTAAGTGTCCACCAACCACTGGTCTTGGTGTATAGGTTGAAGCTAGAGGTATCAAGACGAAGTACCAGTTTCTATAGCTTCAGGACTACACTCGATTCAGGAAGACCTGAACATAAGTCGGATAATAATGATTGGAATGTTAATCAGAGTAACATCACCTTGTTACAAACAGTAAGAAAAAGGGCCTGTATCATttctcacacaacaaaacagtgTGAGAGGTGCCTGTGCTAGTAATAGTAATCATAGGCAAAACCTTGTAGGTGCTGCAACATACAGAaccaaatttcaaaaaaatCTACACAAAGAAGGGGCAAAGCATGCAGCCTCTAGTAGGAGACACGTTCATTGAACTTTCAACCATTGCACTTGCATGCAAATGTACGTACAACTGTGTATTACgtgttaacttaattacatTCAAAATGGCTCAGAAGTTACGCGCTCTTCTTCTCTTCCGTTTTTGCCATAAAGCAAGAGCTCTCATGACTCTCCTAACTCTTTCAGCAGAAGAGCTAACCTCTTCCAGAAGACCAGAAGAgataaagaaacgcgcccctAGCTAGAGTCTCGAGATCGTGACCTACCAGCTTCAGCAATGAGATTGTGTCCACATGCATGTCCAATTTCAGGCAGAGCGTCGTATTCACATATAACCGCCACATTAGGACCGCACACTCGTTCTTCGTTTCCTCTCCAAGTGGCCTTAAATGCGGTTTCTAGACAGTAACCAGACTGGACGTCGAAACCTTGCTCTGTGAGATACTTCGTCAGAGTAGCGTGCGCCTCGTGCTCTTCCATAGCAAGTTCGGGTCTATCCCATATCGCTTCAGAAAGACTGCGCAAGCTGGCTGTCTCCCTATCGATTGCAGCTAGAGCAGCAGCTTTCAGATCAGTCATGATGGATGCTTTGACCTCGAACTCCCCTGCCTCGTCCGCGTCGTCTCTGGACCACTTCACGGATTGACGCACGCGCAGTAGACGTTAGTTACGTTAATTAGCtaaggccttgggctgcgTACAGAATGCTTGCCATGTTGCatgtatgaaacaagtccaaaaacattttgagaaaatgatgggtatgtaaaGATGGGTAtatacttatgtcatttatgcccatctcctacatcacactccttttacctatatcgcttgcagcagttgtgaatgtgatgtaggagatggccataaatgacataagtacatacccatccctacataccatcgttttctcaaaatgtttttggacttgctAGTTAGGGCCTTGGGCTGCGTACTAACGAATGCTTGCCGTGTTGCGCGGCGCATTGTTAGAGTCTTGCTTTCCGAAGAGACGGGTCCAGATgaaacaagttacagttcctAAGCGACTCAGTCGTTCGTACGTTGTAGACTGCACATTAGCGTCTTGaacgacttgcaatcgctcggtctttcgcactttcctccgtttctttctacgaatggaGACCTTATACTACGATACAAAAGAACTTGCGTGATGCAAAAACGCACACGAACCccgcacataatcacgtgacacaaagtgccttcattcttAATAACAGCCGAACCAtcgccgtatgtgtgcttttcgccgtCGCTTGAAGGTGAGTCTGTGATGCGaaagcacattttactttcgcctaagcaaatatcaaagtctacacgAAGCGCGGTAAAACAAAACCTACACTTATCGGACGTTATTTGGAAAACCGCCCCGTTCGcttttgttttctaaccttAGTTAGCATAATGCtccgctatcaagtttgctctgagatagcgccaaacttcccaacttgatgtgcGACCAGAAACGTTTAGCGCCGAGGGCGGAGTCAGAGATACGCAGACCGCTCCTCTAGATATTCCAGTAATTAAAAGTTTAGCAGCCTGCCTTGGCACCACACTCCTACACTAAAAATTGTAACTAAAAAGAGGGTGGCTAGCGAGGCGCACATGACTTGCATGGTTTTCACGAACGCGCATCAATTCTTAGTAGAAAAATTAGACATATTCTTCACTAAATGTAAGTAACACTTTACGACAGTCTTATCATGGTTTTCGAAAGCTCATATCTGTAAACACAGttaatacttaattaacttaatcaataATGAAATTAAAGACATTAGCGTGTCATCTCGAACCCGGATATAGAACCGCCCAGGAGTTTGCCATGGCGCAGCCGAAGAGTCGTGGTGCTTGTCGTTATGTCGCTGCCATTGTGTTTCTTCTTATCGGATTAGCTCTTGTCTTCTTGTCCGTGTTTCTTTTTCCCGTGGTGCTGGAACGCGTAGTCAAGAAAGTAAGAATGAGCAGACAACTTTCGGTCGCACTTTCGTCGACAATTTGTGTTCACAGAAACTGGAAGAGACCGACGTTGTACTTCGACCTGGGTCCAAAGGGTTTGACGAGTGGAAAACTCCTGGTTCAACTGTTTATTACAAAGTCTACTTCTTCAATGTCACGAATCCTGATCACGTGATCACCGGCAGTAAGCCCTTACTGTCGGTAGTGGGGCCCTACGTCTATAGGTAATGGTAGCAAAATTTGTAAGTACGCATCCTAGGCCTTGCTTGTGGGTCATTGTACTAATTTGCAAAAtgaagttaattaaatgtacaGTCTATATAGTGAATGGTAAAAATGTCAGATTTTAgtagttatttaatttataCGGTTGTTGATGCGTAGTGTACCACTAACATTGAGCGAGATGTACGACATTCACTGTCGCAGGTTCAGTGTGTATAGTCAAGCAGAACAGCATTGCAACATTGCAAGACAGGTTTCACacattgacaacaaacaaacacaatattAAGTCACAAACGGTTTAGTTAGGCATGCACTGTTAATGCATTTCAGTCGGACTTTCTAATAAAAGCAGTCGAGTTTGGACTGCATGACATTCATGATTGGCTGTTCATGACCTGTAGCTAGCACACTAGCAACATGAAAGGCAGTGCTATAAGCAATAAAACCAAGCAAGTTGCATCTTGGACGTCATCTGGGTACAAATTGTTAATGGAATGGACCATATGCACAGTCGTTAGCTTTATATCAGCTGTGTGATAGGACCGAAACGATAGACTCAAGCCAGTCTCTTCCCGCACTTGCCATTTCTCATATGTCACTCTGGAGCAGAGAGACTGGTAAAGTACCAGACTGCCTTCTTCCGGTGCGACTTACTTGGACGATGTGCCTAATACACAATCTTTGAATACTTCAAACAGACAGTGTTACAGAAACGCTTCCGGGAGCTCTTAAGTGGTCGCCACTTGTAACATAATATTGTGCATTTGTTACTAATTGCTTTCTTCTCGACAAGTGATTTCTGTACAGTATACGTTATAGGCTCATGTGTGCCAGACAGTATCTAGTCTACTGCAAAACAGGCTTTCAAAGAAATGAGGCATGAGGTGTCAAACCATTCGGTTGTTTTACTGGTATGTAACGATCACGGCAGACGTAAACACAATGTTGTAATCATACTAGAAGCCTTTTCTACTGAAAGCTGACATTGGTAACATGGTTAGAGAAGTCTATGGGCCAAGAGTAGAAAGACATTAAAGAAAAAGTGCTTGAAAATGCTTCGGCCCGAAAAGAAAGTGTGTAAACAATGACTACATAAGCatttgctgctgcaaagagtTTTTGGCCAACAAGAGAAAACCCTTCACACAGAATGTGAATGAAGAGTTCACATGGCCTTTGCTAGTAGCCATACCACCTGCTGAGAAATGAGCAGATCTAATTGCACCAAAAAGCAGTCTGGTACCAGTTTCTCTCTGCTTCAGAGTGACACACAGGAGCAAGAAGAGACTGGCTCGGGCCTACTAAAACAGTATTAGCATTACAGTTAGAAGTGTCATGTCAAATATAGTATAGAATCTCTGGGAATTGACTTGTTTGGTGCAGAATGATgcatcttgtttgtttattgaagATATGAGAGCATACTCATACCTATGTGGCATGCTATCTACATTCATCACTAAAACCCAAGTTGTAAACATGCATGGTCTTGGTGATGGTCAACACCTAAAAATGCAAAACCTCCTAGATGGGTCGTTTTCACAGCCCAGGCAATGGCTCAAACACAGTCGAAATTAAACATAGTTTTCCAGTGAGGGTACACTTAACATTTCTAGAGACCAGTAGTACAACCACGAACTCCACATGACTAATGTGATCTCAGCAGACAACTTTTTTTGTGAACAGTTACAAAACGAGTAGACACTTGCAATCCCAATGAGCTTTTTTATTTAGACCCTACACCTCCAAACGCACGTTTGCAGACGAAGAGCACTCACTTGCAGATGATATGACTCTCATGAATGTCAAAAGATTTAAAAGTTTGATCCAACGACAACTTTATGTTGTAGCTGTTGATGTAAATCTAGCAAATGTGCAATGGTTTGTGACATGCCATAAAAGATGTAATTCTAATAACTATTGTTGTGCTGGAAGGAATGTCACTTGTCTCAATCGATTAAGACCTGTTTAACAAATACGTCAGTAATGAAGTTTTATTGTACATGTGGGCTCACCTTAGCTTCTGATTTGCTGTATGATAAGACTGTGAATGCACCTTGTGGCATAAACtttttttagttaattaaacgtttACATATTTCTACTTCTAGATGTGAGATTTTTGGTACAAAAGTAAAATGCTGAAAGCCTGttttacatacatgtactggtATTTCTGCTTTACATTGCATCGTATTTTACATTTTAGAGGACTTACATGAGATGCACGGTAACAAAGCAGTTACTATCTTTTTAAGTGTTTGCATTGAAGAGGCTGAGGTGCTCTCCTAAGCACTCTTTTCTCGATGTGTACCAATTTTTGTTAAGAGTAATTGAAGAGCGTGGGTGCACAATCAGTTCACTATCAGTATGTTTTGGTACTTGTGAGACAACAGACTATTGAAACAGTGTGTTGTTATTTGTCAGCAAAGTATGTTGTAATGTTTCTTGCTCTGTGACTTACAATACTCACCAAGGTTATATtagtattaataatttatcacatgtttgtttgaagTATTTGTTTATAGATTTGTATTCTTGGATGTTGACTGTATTACTACCAAGTGTTTATGTATTACCGTAGAGATGTTCGTGTGAAGACGAATATCACCTTCAATGACAATCAAACAGTCCTGCAGTACAAGTTGCATTCATTCTATATGTTTGATCGAGAGAAGACAGATGAAAGCTTGGATCCTGATCAAGATAACATAACAACTCTCAATATTCCATTTTTGGTATGATGAATATGATGTAAAGTTACCAGTTTTTCATAACACAAACCAGACTTCACCACAGATTAAATAGTCTCACGAAGTTATGCCATTTTTTCCTTCTGCATTTGGCTGGTTagagagaaacagaagttTCTCTCTGGCTGACTACATAAGACTAATCACAGATATTGTAGTCTTTCTAATACACATAATGAATTTTTAATTATATGAGGAGGTGTTTAAATTATTACTTAGCAGGAATTTGCAAAGAAAGGTGTTCAAGAGATAAAGCCTGCATTATCCTGCATGCGCTTTTGCACCTGTGGGTTTGTCTGGATGCAGCATTTGATTGAGACGGTTAGAAACCGGTAGAGTTTGTGGACAACGAAAAAGATCTTGtcataacaataacaaagaAGAGAGTCGAATGAATTGCTACCGCATGTCAGTATCTTGAATCATGTGATATGTTCACATTATGCGAAGTGAGGGTTAGACACTTCAGTGCTCTttcatttattattttttgttttcttgttgccaGATGTATGTACTTACATGTCTGCCACTAGCTTATAAGAAATATTATCATACTATAAGCACTTGCACACATCATTGGGTAGATGCACACTATCACAATTATGTTTGTAATACAGTATGTTATTTTATCAAACaggtcttgatcacgatcttgatggtttcttgttttgttggGCAATCAACGAGTTGTTAAGATTTTAGACATCTATTTTGCAGTGCTCGATTTGTTACTCAGTAGTTGGTAAACTAGCCATCTTCCAGTCTTTGTCTTTAATTACTCTGGTGCAGTTCTCAACTGCTGTTTATATAAAAAGTGAAAGAGACAATCGCTAAGGATTTGAAGATATTTTTGAGTACACAATGTGACTAATGTTTGAATCATCTCAATGTGAAACTCTATTTATAGGGTGTTGTTGATCGTGCAATGAACAGAGAAATACGAAATAGTACACTAGATATGCTGAAACAAATACTTGACCAAGCTCATGAGCAGTTGTTCATCACAAAGGCACCAACTAAGTTGCTGTGGGGATATCAAGATAAGCTGACTGAGATTTTACATTTAGCACACTCTCTTCCCAATGCGATGTTTGGTCTTGTTGTGAGTTACTCTGTGCAGTAGAATGTACTATTTGATAtgtattatttgtatttcaaAATTGTAGTACAATGATTCAGACACCGATTGGAAAAACTACAGTAGCATTCGTACTGGGTCTGATGACATCAATGCTGTTGGTCAATATGTAGAGTGGAGAGGTAAGACAAATCTATCCTACTGGGGTGGACCTCAAGCCAACATGATTAATGGGACTGATGGTACATTGTTTCATCCTCACGTGAAGAGAAATGAAAGCTTGCAGCTGTTCATCGACAATCTTTACAGGTTGACTATAATTTGGAGTGCATTTATGTAATGAATCTTGCATACACTCGAATGTCTCTTATCCAACATCTGAGATATGGGCATGTCCACACCAGGCACTCATGAGAACATGCACAATCAGCTGTTgcaagtgtacatgtaatcaTGCATTACGGACTGTATTACACGTCTAAATGGACAATGCAGCATGGAGCATATACACGTCATACACTACGTACATTCACTCTTGTGTAATTTTCACATGAGAAAGAACTTTCAACATTGTTCAAACTGATCTACTGCTTGTAAAATGTGTTTATCCTAAGATACTGGCAATTCTGAGATACGGGCAGTACCTGGTCCCAAGCTGTCCAGATAAGAGACATTTGAGTGTACCTAGGTACATGAGGTAATAAAGTCTTTCAttgttacccgaggcccggatatccgggctaagggtataatAGTCATCTGATGTACTTTTTATTAgcatatattttattttattagcaTTAGTTTagatttatactcgattagcgtagatgcaaatgaagctattctgaccaatagccaagaagtggtgtcattactgaccaatagacgaatgtgatgtcatcataaggctccacctctcatTGTTTGGTAGCTTCTAGCAAGAATTCGACCATCgggc
This window encodes:
- the LOC134180018 gene encoding xaa-Arg dipeptidase-like, which codes for MTDLKAAALAAIDRETASLRSLSEAIWDRPELAMEEHEAHATLTKYLTEQGFDVQSGYCLETAFKATWRGNEERVCGPNVAVICEYDALPEIGHACGHNLIAEAGCAAAIGIRAGLETSEKPLGRLTIMGTPAEEAIGGKVKMIEQGCFQDIDIALMVHPFPSDSTVATFISVCCLNATFTGKASHAAAFPWEGINALDAAVSAYNAISMLRQQMKPDWRVHGIISNGGAKPNIIPEKSTLEYFVRTPTAAELDVLAGKVKNIFESAAQANGCQVDVEEICRYSNVINNSDLMQLFRSNSESLGVQFDEKERMAGSTDMGNVSHTVPSIHPLYSIGTDAFNHTRHFTAAANTDYAHSKTLIAAKSIAMTAIDVLTNPEMLKKVKATFRCQLQEAA
- the LOC134180266 gene encoding lysosome membrane protein 2-like, which codes for MAQPKSRGACRYVAAIVFLLIGLALVFLSVFLFPVVLERVVKKKLEETDVVLRPGSKGFDEWKTPGSTVYYKVYFFNVTNPDHVITGSKPLLSVVGPYVYRDVRVKTNITFNDNQTVLQYKLHSFYMFDREKTDESLDPDQDNITTLNIPFLGVVDRAMNREIRNSTLDMLKQILDQAHEQLFITKAPTKLLWGYQDKLTEILHLAHSLPNAMFGLVYNDSDTDWKNYSSIRTGSDDINAVGQYVEWRGKTNLSYWGGPQANMINGTDGTLFHPHVKRNESLQLFIDNLYRSSYLDYQKDVKLTWSWMPLYRFEMPKWELWNETRCPLNAQFYANWLYGILNLSNATKAPIYTSFPYFLDADPEIRRNISGLREGDPESDSSFLDIEPITGLVMRFQKQVQVNARVQQYNTTGGDYPNWSQTSYIHDALIPVFYVNETATADYSHVNLIANGIRWGATALGGIIVIICVVLLLVWTCGRPHGYEELAQVSQKK